A section of the Macadamia integrifolia cultivar HAES 741 chromosome 9, SCU_Mint_v3, whole genome shotgun sequence genome encodes:
- the LOC122088013 gene encoding GATA transcription factor 8-like: protein MEFRVAYWDMMRKMYLMQMEPMMQMPRELKEQDLISRVGKSENGGDGEVGCYHNLGLLHNNPTVHHPFTVFNGPSPIPPQVGKTHELTIGASAFRSWAPSYNQVTYTANTTTCERVSNSHGLITGGSSFRPWVTPSPYRATRTYKINNRTSGFVNLLGSTSGMASLRRRPRPIIPKLAVKYGELDLSLALSQPIYNKEDPVGNKKTPVRSAKVAVLNTGNGSENGNKACNFCKTNNTPLWRNGPHGRKTLCNACGIRLKKKQKKIMEISTVTLFKPRNVIKKP from the exons ATGGAGTTCAGAGTAGCTTATTGGGACATGATGAGGAAGATGTATTTGATGCAAATGGAACCGATGATGCAAATGCCAAGGGAATTGAAGGAGCAGGATTTGATTAGCCGCGTTGGAAAATCAGAGAATGGTGGTGACGGCGAAGTGGGTTGTTATCATAATCTTGGTCTGCTGCATAACAACCCAACTGTTCATCATCCTTTCACTGTCTTCAATGGCCCCTCACCAATCCCTCCACAG gTTGGGAAAACCCATGAACTGACAATTGGAGCAAGTGCATTTAGGTCATGGGCCCCAAGCTACAACCAAGTTACCTACACCGCCAACACCACCACTTGTGAACGGGTAAGTAACAGCCATGGACTGATCACTGGAGGAAGCTCTTTCCGGCCGTGGGTTACCCCTAGCCCATACCGTGCCACCCGCACCTACAAGATTAACAACCGTACTAGTGGGTTCGTTAATCTCTTGGGTTCAACTTCTGGAATGGCATCTCTTCGTCGTCGTCCTCGTCCTATTATCCCCAAACTCGCAGTTAAGTATGGTGAACTTGATCTGAGTTTGGCACTATCTCAACCTATTTATAACAAGGAGGACCCTGTGGGCAACAAGAAAACTCCAGTTAGGAGCGCAAAGGTGGCTGTACTGAATACCGGCAATGGCTCCGAAAATGGAAACAAAGCATGTAACTTCTgcaaaacaaacaatacaccGTTATGGCGCAATGGACCTCATGGCCGAAAG ACTCTCTGCAACGCCTGTGGAATTCGGCTcaagaagaagcaaaagaagattATGGAGATTAGTACAGTGACCCTCTTCAAACCCAGAAATGTAATTAAGAAACCATAA
- the LOC122089993 gene encoding GATA transcription factor 15-like isoform X2 — protein MAFTEATLNLMRNMMYLMQMELLTKDRTNEPKEQDFISRLGKSDDGNGGNMIDRSLSLGLKLDNNPTPTNPSTANFYGPSPIRRQVRNNHHGDQVTKAMAFQHRRGMMANLNPSNGYGNGNKVCTICKRGDTPLWRAGPHGPRTLCNACGIHFQKLQKRVQWSSEAFPKPKNVIRKP, from the exons ATGGCGTTCACAGAAGCTACTCTGAACCTAATGAGGAATATGATGTACTTGATGCAAATGGAGCTCTTGACGAAAGATAGGACAAACGAACCGAAGGAACAAGATTTCATTAGTAGACTCGGAAAATCAGATGACGGAAATGGTGGGAACATGATAGATCGTTCTCTCTCACTTGGTCTGAAGCTCGATAACAACCCAACTCCAACTAATCCCTCCACTGCTAACTTCTATGGCCCCTCTCCTATCCGTCGACAG GTAAGGAACAACCATCATGGAGATCAGGTAACTAAAGCAATGGCATTTCAACATAGG AGAGGCATGATGGCTAACCTGAATCCCAGCAATGGCTACGGAAATGGAAACAAAGTCTGTACCATCTGTAAGAGGGGCGATACACCGCTTTGGCGTGCCGGGCCTCATGGCCCCAGg ACTCTTTGTAACGCATGTGGCATTCATTTCCAGAAGCTGCAGAAGAGAGTTCAGTGGAGCAGTGAGGCcttccccaaacccaaaaatgtTATTAGGAAACCATAA
- the LOC122090092 gene encoding GATA zinc finger domain-containing protein 11-like, which translates to MVFKESTLNLLRKKMIYIMQIELMMKDRTNEPKEQDLISRLGKSDDGNGGNMIDCSLSFGMKLDNNPTPTNPSTANIYGPFPIPTQVRNKQHGDQITKARAFQTWVIPSTDHHVAPTTNNKNTTGFIDFLGETPVMSSVPPRRCMIPILAMRYAREDLSLAPPQSIGENPFQRGMVANLNPGSGYGNGNKVCTICKRGDTLLWRGGPRGLRALCNACGIHFQKLQKRVQWSNEAFPKPRNVIRKP; encoded by the exons ATGGTGTTCAAAGAATCTACTCTGAACttgttgaggaagaagatgatctatATAATGCAAATCGAGCTCATGATGAAAGATAGGACAAACGAACCGAAGGAACAAGATCTCATTAGTAGACTTGGAAAATCAGATGACGGAAATGGTGGGAACATGATAGATTGTTCTCTCTCGTTTGGTATGAAGCTCGATAACAACCCAACTCCAACTAATCCCTCCACTGCTAACATCTATGGCCCCTTTCCTATCCCTACACAG GTAAGGAACAAACAACATGGAGATCAGATAACCAAAGCAAGAGCTTTTCAGACTTGGGTTATTCCTAGCACTGATCACCATGTCGCCCCCACCACCAACAACAAGAACACTACAGGGTTCATCGATTTCTTAGGTGAAACCCCTGTAATGTCATCTGTTCCTCCTCGTCGATGTATGATCCCCATACTTGCAATGCGATATGCTAGAGAAGATCTAAGTTTGGCACCTCCGCAATCTATTGGTGAAAACCCATTTCAAAGAGGCATGGTGGCTAACCTGAATCCCGGCAGTGGCTATGGAAATGGAAACAAAGTATGTACCATCTGTAAGAGGGGCGATACACTGCTCTGGCGTGGCGGACCTCGTGGCCTCAGG GCTCTTTGTAATGCCTGCGGAATTCATTTCCAGAAGCTGCAAAAGAGAGTTCAGTGGAGCAATGAGGCCTTCCCCAAACCCAGAAATGTTATTAGGAAACCATAA
- the LOC122089993 gene encoding GATA transcription factor 29-like isoform X1: protein MAFTEATLNLMRNMMYLMQMELLTKDRTNEPKEQDFISRLGKSDDGNGGNMIDRSLSLGLKLDNNPTPTNPSTANFYGPSPIRRQVRNNHHGDQVTKAMAFQHRVSPSSDHHVTPNNNSKNTTGFIDFLGETPVMSFVPPRRCMIPILAMKYAREDLSLAPPQPIGENPFQRGMMANLNPSNGYGNGNKVCTICKRGDTPLWRAGPHGPRTLCNACGIHFQKLQKRVQWSSEAFPKPKNVIRKP, encoded by the exons ATGGCGTTCACAGAAGCTACTCTGAACCTAATGAGGAATATGATGTACTTGATGCAAATGGAGCTCTTGACGAAAGATAGGACAAACGAACCGAAGGAACAAGATTTCATTAGTAGACTCGGAAAATCAGATGACGGAAATGGTGGGAACATGATAGATCGTTCTCTCTCACTTGGTCTGAAGCTCGATAACAACCCAACTCCAACTAATCCCTCCACTGCTAACTTCTATGGCCCCTCTCCTATCCGTCGACAG GTAAGGAACAACCATCATGGAGATCAGGTAACTAAAGCAATGGCATTTCAACATAGGGTTAGTCCTAGCTCTGATCACCATGTTACCCCCAACAACAATAGTAAAAACACTACAGGGTTCATTGATTTCTTGGGGGAAACACCCGTAATGTCATTTGTTCCTCCTCGTCGTTGTATGATCCCCATACTTGCAATGAAATATGCTAGAGAAGATCTAAGTTTGGCACCtcctcaacctattggtgaaaACCCATTTCAGAGAGGCATGATGGCTAACCTGAATCCCAGCAATGGCTACGGAAATGGAAACAAAGTCTGTACCATCTGTAAGAGGGGCGATACACCGCTTTGGCGTGCCGGGCCTCATGGCCCCAGg ACTCTTTGTAACGCATGTGGCATTCATTTCCAGAAGCTGCAGAAGAGAGTTCAGTGGAGCAGTGAGGCcttccccaaacccaaaaatgtTATTAGGAAACCATAA